The segment CTTGGCTTCGCGGTAGAAGTTGTACTCCGGGTCCTCGGTCGCGACGGCGATGACCTTGTGGTCCTTCTTTCCCTGATCGACCATCGTCATCAGGCCAATCGCCCGGGCGTTCATGAGCGTCAAGGGCATGACCGGCTCCTTGCAGAAGACCAGCACGTCCATCGGGTCGTCGTCCTCGGCGAGCGTCTGCGGGATGAACCCGTAGTTGGCCGGGTAATACACGGCCGAGTAGAGCATGCGGTCGAGCTTGATCAGGCCGCTGTCCTTGTCGAGCTCGTACTTCACGGACGAACCGAAGGGGATCTCGATGACGCAGTTGAACTCTTGCGGGATGTCCTCGCCGGGTGTGACGTCGTGCCAGGGGTGGATCATGGTTCGGGGTTGGTTTTGCGGGAAGCGAGGAGGATGCCCAGTTCGTAGAGCAACACGAGGGGGGCCGCGAGCAGGGCCATGCTTAACACATCGGCCGGCGTGACGATCGCCGCCAGTGCGGCAAGGCCGAAGATGACGTACTTGCGG is part of the Planctomycetota bacterium genome and harbors:
- a CDS encoding inorganic diphosphatase codes for the protein MIHPWHDVTPGEDIPQEFNCVIEIPFGSSVKYELDKDSGLIKLDRMLYSAVYYPANYGFIPQTLAEDDDPMDVLVFCKEPVMPLTLMNARAIGLMTMVDQGKKDHKVIAVATEDPEYNFYREAKDMSPHRIAQLRRFFQDYKLMEDKAVEVDELQPAEACFSVIEDSLARYSRQRRRGFK